A region from the Salidesulfovibrio onnuriiensis genome encodes:
- a CDS encoding peroxiredoxin gives METSFPLIGDRLPTLKVTTTHGEMTLPDDMAGKWFVLFSHPADYTPVCTTEFVAFQKRYDEFRKLNCELVGLSIDQVFSHIKWMEWIKEKLGVEIEFPVIADDMGNVAKAMGMIHPGKGTNTVRAVFIVDDKGTVRIIFYYPQELGRNMDEILRAVKGMQTSDAHGVAIPAGWPENELIKKRVIIPPAKDVESAKKRLQEHEGFDWWFCHKEL, from the coding sequence ATGGAAACCAGTTTCCCTCTTATCGGCGATCGTCTGCCCACTTTGAAAGTGACCACCACCCACGGCGAAATGACCTTGCCTGACGACATGGCGGGCAAGTGGTTCGTGCTCTTCTCGCACCCGGCCGACTACACCCCCGTGTGCACCACCGAGTTCGTGGCCTTCCAGAAGCGCTACGATGAGTTCCGCAAGCTCAATTGCGAGCTCGTGGGCCTGTCCATCGACCAGGTCTTCTCGCACATCAAGTGGATGGAGTGGATCAAGGAAAAACTCGGCGTCGAGATCGAGTTCCCGGTCATTGCCGACGACATGGGCAACGTGGCCAAGGCCATGGGCATGATCCATCCGGGCAAGGGCACCAATACCGTCCGCGCCGTGTTCATCGTGGACGACAAGGGAACCGTGCGTATCATCTTCTACTATCCGCAGGAACTGGGCCGCAACATGGACGAGATCCTGCGCGCCGTGAAGGGCATGCAGACCTCGGACGCCCACGGCGTGGCCATCCCGGCAGGCTGGCCCGAAAACGAGCTCATCAAGAAGCGGGTCATCATTCCGCCCGCCAAGGACGTGGAAAGCGCCAAGAAGCGCCTTCAGGAACATGAAGGCTTCGACTGGTGGTTCTGCCACAAGGAATTGTAG
- a CDS encoding dipeptidase, with the protein MKGSRLFLLALTIVLFASSSALCCTTMIITKGASADGSMMVAHSDDDELGDQRLIYVPPHKQEGSRQIFPESYRYPRISTTERGPGYDTGKPYTTPLYELPYKDIWAILGKTVPTSYGYYDGAYGIMNEHNLMFGECTNGANFEPRPNGTGKGTLRIFYSSELSRIALENCKTARDAIKLMGGLIDKYGYYSTGETLLVADKDEAWVFEMCALPNKSNHSAWVAQRVPDGMIFVAANEFRIRDIDLADTKHKNFCWSKHLVQGLKDAKYWDGKSKLDWLRAVSPGEYNHPYYSLRRVWRVQDRVNPSLGLSPWAEDGYTTQYPFALAPQRKLHVRDVFSLYRDHYEGTQFDLTKGVAAGPYGDPHRFVGPYDGPQNDVGGGKKMYGAWERAISVFYQGYTFVCQWRPDAPELTQGVLWYGPDVSYTTCFAPFFSKALGLNKAYSTGSPQKLDRSSAWWAFDYVNSFSRLNFQLITKSDVLPLQRKLEWESMRFVRQMDKKVQGTPEQAARLMLAKRATDNSNRILEAWWDMGDTIIAKYADGYINLPDGRYSSPPPSTMPIEIGYPASWLDVTNYKDGPTTYDMK; encoded by the coding sequence ATGAAAGGCTCCAGACTGTTCCTGCTGGCACTGACAATCGTGCTGTTCGCGAGCTCGTCGGCGCTCTGCTGCACCACCATGATCATTACCAAGGGGGCCAGCGCAGACGGCTCCATGATGGTGGCCCATTCGGACGACGACGAACTGGGCGACCAGCGGCTCATCTACGTCCCGCCCCACAAGCAGGAAGGAAGCCGGCAGATCTTCCCCGAAAGCTACCGCTACCCCCGCATTTCCACCACGGAGCGCGGGCCGGGCTACGACACGGGCAAGCCCTACACCACGCCCCTGTACGAACTGCCGTACAAGGACATCTGGGCCATCCTGGGCAAGACGGTGCCCACCTCCTACGGCTACTACGACGGCGCATACGGCATCATGAACGAGCACAACCTCATGTTCGGCGAATGCACCAACGGAGCCAACTTCGAGCCCAGGCCCAACGGCACGGGCAAGGGCACCCTGCGCATCTTCTACAGTTCGGAACTTTCGCGCATCGCCCTGGAAAACTGCAAGACCGCCCGCGACGCCATCAAGCTCATGGGCGGGCTCATCGACAAATACGGCTACTACTCCACGGGCGAGACCCTGCTGGTGGCGGACAAGGACGAGGCCTGGGTCTTCGAGATGTGCGCGCTGCCCAACAAGAGCAACCATTCCGCCTGGGTGGCCCAGCGCGTGCCCGACGGCATGATCTTCGTGGCGGCCAACGAATTCCGCATCCGCGACATCGACCTGGCCGACACCAAGCACAAGAACTTCTGCTGGTCCAAGCACCTGGTGCAGGGCCTCAAGGACGCCAAGTACTGGGACGGCAAAAGCAAGCTGGACTGGCTGCGCGCGGTGAGCCCCGGGGAATACAACCACCCCTACTACTCCCTGCGCCGCGTCTGGCGCGTGCAGGATAGGGTCAACCCGAGCCTGGGCCTGAGCCCCTGGGCCGAGGACGGCTACACCACGCAGTATCCCTTTGCCCTGGCCCCGCAGCGCAAGCTGCACGTGCGCGACGTGTTCTCGCTCTACCGCGACCACTACGAAGGCACCCAGTTCGACCTGACCAAGGGCGTTGCCGCCGGGCCCTACGGCGACCCGCACCGCTTCGTGGGCCCCTATGACGGCCCGCAGAACGACGTAGGCGGCGGCAAGAAGATGTACGGCGCATGGGAGCGGGCCATCTCGGTCTTCTACCAGGGCTATACCTTTGTCTGCCAGTGGCGTCCCGACGCACCCGAGCTGACGCAGGGCGTGCTCTGGTACGGCCCGGACGTTTCCTACACCACCTGCTTCGCGCCCTTCTTCTCCAAGGCCCTGGGCCTGAACAAGGCCTATTCCACGGGCTCGCCCCAGAAGCTGGACCGCAGCTCGGCATGGTGGGCCTTCGACTACGTGAACAGCTTCTCGCGCCTCAACTTCCAGCTGATCACCAAGAGCGACGTCCTGCCGCTGCAACGAAAATTGGAGTGGGAATCCATGCGCTTTGTACGCCAGATGGACAAAAAGGTGCAGGGCACGCCGGAGCAGGCCGCACGCCTCATGCTGGCCAAGCGGGCCACGGACAATTCCAACCGCATTCTCGAAGCGTGGTGGGACATGGGCGATACCATCATCGCCAAGTACGCGGACGGCTACATCAACCTGCCGGACGGCCGTTACTCATCGCCGCCGCCCAGCACCATGCCCATCGAGATCGGCTATCCCGCGTCCTGGCTGGACGTGACCAACTACAAGGACGGCCCGACCACCTACGACATGAAGTAG
- the mnmA gene encoding tRNA 2-thiouridine(34) synthase MnmA: protein MISGTETVAVAVSGGMDSLLALCLLREQGRDIMAVHGHLLPPGPGWDVVREGLSRNCAKLGVPFHALDLHAEFERCVVERFAADYRAGLTPNPCAVCNPEIKFGLLFDRVRELGADSMATGHYADLEERPGMGRLLVRGQDRSKDQSYFLSLVPVDRLRRAYFPLARTYKKDVMDLLGKYGLEPPLPKESQEICFIPDDDYQAFLETRGNLPGPGPIVLEDGTQVGRHKGLWRHTQGQRRGLGIAWQEPLYVLDKDVAGNALVVGPRSGLDSPGCLVRDLNFMVAPGQWPEVVQVQTRYRQQAKPSRFSVSGDRLELHFIEPHSRPTPGQVAAVYTDDGAVLGGGLIERAL from the coding sequence ATGATTTCAGGAACCGAAACCGTTGCCGTTGCCGTGAGCGGCGGCATGGACAGCCTGCTGGCCCTTTGCCTGCTCAGGGAGCAGGGGCGCGACATCATGGCTGTGCATGGGCACCTGCTTCCGCCCGGCCCGGGCTGGGACGTGGTGCGCGAGGGCCTTTCCCGCAACTGCGCCAAGCTGGGCGTGCCCTTTCACGCCCTGGACCTGCACGCGGAGTTCGAGCGCTGCGTGGTGGAACGCTTTGCCGCCGATTACCGGGCGGGGCTTACGCCCAACCCCTGTGCGGTCTGCAATCCAGAGATCAAGTTCGGCCTTCTGTTCGACCGCGTCCGGGAGCTGGGGGCCGACTCCATGGCCACCGGCCACTACGCGGACCTGGAGGAGCGGCCGGGCATGGGACGGCTGCTGGTGCGCGGCCAGGACCGTTCCAAGGATCAGAGCTATTTCCTCTCCCTGGTGCCCGTGGACCGGCTGCGCAGGGCGTATTTTCCCCTGGCCCGGACCTACAAGAAGGACGTCATGGACCTGCTCGGCAAGTACGGGCTCGAACCGCCGCTGCCCAAGGAAAGCCAGGAGATCTGCTTCATCCCGGACGACGACTACCAGGCCTTTCTGGAAACGCGGGGCAACTTGCCCGGCCCCGGTCCCATCGTCCTGGAGGACGGCACCCAGGTGGGACGGCACAAGGGGCTTTGGCGGCACACCCAGGGCCAGCGGCGCGGCCTGGGCATTGCCTGGCAGGAGCCGCTTTACGTGCTGGACAAGGACGTTGCCGGCAACGCCCTCGTGGTGGGACCCCGGAGCGGACTGGATTCGCCGGGGTGCCTGGTGCGGGACTTGAATTTTATGGTCGCCCCCGGGCAGTGGCCCGAGGTGGTGCAGGTGCAGACCCGCTATCGCCAGCAGGCCAAGCCCAGCCGTTTCAGCGTGAGCGGCGACAGGCTGGAGCTGCATTTCATTGAGCCGCATTCCCGGCCCACTCCCGGACAGGTCGCCGCCGTGTATACGGACGACGGCGCGGTGCTCGGCGGCGGGCTCATCGAGCGGGCCCTGTGA
- a CDS encoding tetratricopeptide repeat protein, whose product MHKASFFPLLLLMAALCACTVSSAGVGVGRGSGVAMISVYNDFLYSGPSKAYQNNREGLRQFKAGKYTDAANTFQRTLDSYPGNPDASYFLGLSLIGMGDREQGFDTLVRFRDPWRYRVAGEITWWAGYLRKRPHLTDQEIFNTMKRIRGEAYNQYLMESRDSLLWFR is encoded by the coding sequence ATGCACAAAGCATCATTTTTCCCGCTGCTGCTCCTGATGGCGGCGCTGTGCGCCTGCACGGTCTCCTCCGCCGGCGTCGGCGTGGGGCGCGGCTCGGGCGTGGCCATGATCTCGGTCTACAACGACTTCCTGTACAGCGGGCCGTCCAAGGCCTACCAAAACAACAGGGAAGGCCTGCGCCAGTTCAAGGCCGGGAAATACACGGATGCGGCCAACACCTTCCAGCGCACCCTGGACAGCTACCCCGGCAATCCGGACGCCTCCTACTTCCTGGGGCTTTCGCTCATCGGCATGGGCGACCGGGAACAGGGGTTCGACACGCTGGTCAGGTTCCGCGACCCATGGCGCTACCGCGTGGCCGGGGAAATCACATGGTGGGCGGGCTACCTGCGCAAGCGCCCCCACCTGACCGACCAGGAAATATTCAACACCATGAAGCGCATCCGGGGCGAGGCCTACAACCAGTACCTCATGGAAAGCAGGGACAGCCTGCTCTGGTTCCGCTGA